The Hyalangium gracile genome has a window encoding:
- a CDS encoding sigma 54-dependent Fis family transcriptional regulator, which produces MISGPSAGATLILERGTYRVGKESGNELRLEDSAVSRTHLLVEVLSEGVRATDNGSRNGSFCDGLRFQSLELRPGSVVRIGRSELLLEPLDGGASPLMPLPQTRWQSLLGRSLAMRQLFALLERIAATRSDVLLQGETGTGKELCAESLHRASPRATGPFVVCELAGKPSARIEVELFGQVEGAFDGSAPGHTGACERAQGGTLFLDEICELPLDFQPRLLRFLERRQFKKAGEDEYREVDVRVVASSQRELVREVAEGRFRQDLYHRLAGVEVRLPPLRERREDVSLLIDDALTQRGQPPSLVSEQTRALLVAYDWPGNVRELRRVVERVVDLGASEALSRLPGAVESSPARTGSTAEPLATAADEPFKEARERILNAFERDYVAALLERHGHNVSAAARGAGIDRAYLHRLIKRHRLGESGQP; this is translated from the coding sequence GTGATCTCCGGACCGAGCGCGGGCGCGACGCTGATCCTGGAGCGCGGAACCTACCGTGTAGGCAAGGAGAGCGGCAACGAGCTGCGGCTCGAGGACTCCGCCGTCTCGCGGACCCACCTGCTGGTGGAGGTGCTGTCGGAGGGAGTGCGCGCCACGGACAATGGCTCGCGCAACGGCAGCTTCTGCGACGGCCTGCGCTTCCAGTCGCTGGAGCTTCGGCCTGGCTCGGTGGTGCGCATCGGGCGCAGCGAGCTGCTGCTCGAGCCGCTCGACGGGGGGGCCTCGCCGCTGATGCCCCTGCCCCAGACGCGCTGGCAGTCGCTGCTCGGGCGCAGCCTGGCGATGCGGCAGCTGTTCGCGCTGCTGGAGCGCATCGCCGCCACGCGGAGCGACGTGCTGCTCCAGGGAGAGACGGGCACCGGCAAGGAGCTGTGCGCCGAGTCCCTGCACCGGGCCAGCCCCCGCGCCACGGGGCCCTTCGTCGTCTGCGAGCTTGCGGGAAAGCCGTCGGCGCGCATCGAGGTGGAGCTCTTCGGACAGGTGGAGGGGGCCTTCGACGGCTCCGCGCCCGGACACACGGGCGCCTGCGAGCGGGCCCAGGGCGGGACGCTCTTCCTGGATGAGATCTGCGAGCTGCCCCTGGACTTCCAGCCCCGGCTGCTGCGGTTCCTGGAGCGCCGCCAGTTCAAGAAGGCCGGCGAGGACGAGTACCGCGAGGTGGACGTGCGCGTGGTGGCCTCGAGCCAGCGCGAGCTGGTGCGCGAGGTGGCGGAGGGCCGGTTCCGGCAGGATCTCTACCACCGCCTCGCCGGCGTGGAGGTACGGCTGCCGCCGCTGCGCGAGCGGCGCGAGGATGTGTCCCTGCTCATCGACGACGCGCTCACGCAGCGGGGCCAGCCGCCTTCCCTCGTCTCGGAGCAGACGCGCGCCTTGCTGGTGGCCTACGACTGGCCGGGCAACGTGCGCGAGCTGCGGCGCGTGGTGGAGCGCGTGGTGGACCTGGGCGCCTCGGAGGCCCTGTCGCGACTGCCCGGGGCCGTCGAGTCCTCTCCGGCCCGGACGGGCTCCACGGCCGAGCCGCTGGCGACCGCGGCGGACGAGCCATTCAAGGAGGCTCGCGAGCGCATCCTGAATGCCTTCGAGCGGGACTATGTCGCCGCGCTGCTCGAGCGCCACGGCCACAATGTCTCGGCCGCGGCCCGCGGCGCGGGCATCGATCGCGCCTACCTGCACCGGCTCATCAAGCGGCACCGGCTCGGGGAGAGCGGGCAGCCGTGA